A window of the Diceros bicornis minor isolate mBicDic1 chromosome 28, mDicBic1.mat.cur, whole genome shotgun sequence genome harbors these coding sequences:
- the LOC131393329 gene encoding olfactory receptor 1J4-like has product MRSENQSTVSEFLLLGIPISPEQRGLFFSLFLGVYLTTVLGNLLIILLTRLDSRLHIPMYFFLSHLAFSDISLSSVTVPKMLMNMQTQKQSISYVGCISQMYFFLVFASLDNFLLGAMAYDRYVAICQPLHYTTVMRQELCFSLVAGSWFLSCAHALLHTVLFVQLSFCADNTIPHFFCDLTALLKMSCSDISPNELVIFTEGGMFFFFTLSSIIGSYIQIGTSVLRVPSTKRLSKAFSTCGSHLLVVSFYYGTLAVIYFSSSPWDSNDRDIIASVTYAVVTPMLNPFIYSLRNRDIKQALEIFVNRANFFK; this is encoded by the coding sequence ATGAGGTCTGAAAACCAAAGCACCGTATCTGAGTTCCTCCTCCTGGGGATCCCCATCTCTCCAGAGCAGCGGGGCTTGTTCTTCTCTTTGTTCCTGGGCGTGTACCTCACCACAGTGCTggggaacctgctcatcatcctgCTCACCAGGCTGGACTCTCGCCTCCACatccccatgtacttcttcctcagccacttggccttctctgacatTTCTCTTTCATCTGTCACGGTTCCAAAGATGCTCATGAACATGCAGACTCAGAAACAATCCATCTCCTATGTGGGGTGCATTTCTCAGAtgtattttttcttagtttttgctTCTCTTGACAATTTCCTTCTTGGAGCGATGGCATATGACAGGTATGTGGCCATCTGTCAGCCACTCCACTACACAACTGTTATGAGACAGGAGCTGTGTTTCTCGTTAGTAGCTGGGTCCTGGTTCCTCAGTTGTGCACATGCTCTGTTGCACACCGTCCTCTTTGTCCAACTGTCCTTCTGTGCTGACAATACCATCCCCCACTTCTTCTGCGACCTCACTGCACTCCTGAAGATGAGCTGCTCAGACATCTCCCCCAATGAGCTGGTCATCTTCACCGAAGGaggaatgtttttcttctttactttgaGTAGCATCATCGGGTCATATATCCAGATAGGGACCAGTGTCCTGAGGGTCCCGTCCACCAAGAGACTTTCTAAAGCATTTTCTACCTGTGGTTCCCATCTCCTTGTGGTGTCTTTTTACTATGGGACACTTGCAGTTATTTACTTTTCCTCATCACCATGGGACTCCAATGACAGAGACATAATTGCTTCGGTCACATATGCGGTAGTTACCCCAATGCTGAACCCCTTCATTTATAGCCTGAGGAACAGAGATATAAAACAGGCCCTAGAAATATTTGTCAACAGGGCTAACTTCTTTAAGTGA